A genomic stretch from Chiloscyllium plagiosum isolate BGI_BamShark_2017 chromosome 2, ASM401019v2, whole genome shotgun sequence includes:
- the trmo gene encoding tRNA (adenine(37)-N6)-methyltransferase — protein MEDNTQYQAACSEGEWLQCQVRALRAELRNLRQQVTKAGHVHKKSIEDLYSFLNVLKKDSNQDCLPIKHRDDSVPLSLEKGNIQTVPIGYIESCFTAKNGTPRQPTICSLSRARLKISKIIFNNAEHSLMGLDQFSHVWIIFVFHKNGHQCYKAKVKPPRLNGLKTGVFSTRSPHRPNAIGLTLAKLDRIEGDTVHLSGIDMIQGTPVLDIKPYIPDYDAPRGDPRQNNGQLHQEILMPNEQCQGTAIPITGMVTKNSEKPAHVEVASGTAEAIYTSWVQPAQRDAPYSVKKTDDDLTGEDWCPVQVGGAVSTCTVDEVADKQPCYTPKLKAEKIDVLAGKKDASYENIHLVVEKIECQLVHNDAIKQVTAQDKVICLDSEQLSAATVHQNKQQKDVDAINIPGSQLSNSAIATWIKQSPVPSLQVRFTPHAELDLEQFQAPGGTDPDKASLKYFQSVKEAKSAIVAVLSADPRSIYRRKQCQDILFYFTVDVAHITAWFGDDFAEILRVKPVEKDA, from the exons GCAACAAGTCACAAAAGCTGGCCATGTCCATAAGAAATCTATTGAGGACCTGTATTCCTTTCTGAATGTCTTGAAAAAGGACTCCAACCAGGATTGTTTACCTATCAAACATCGAGATGATAGCGTACCCCTCTCTTTGGAGAAAG GAAACATTCAAACAGTACCCATTGGATACATCGAATCCTGCTTCACTGCAAAAAATGGCACCCCACGACAACCAACTATATGTAGTTTGTCCCGTGCACGACTTAAAATTAGCAAGATAATTTTCAACAATGCAGAGCACTCACTCATGGGCTTGGATCAGTTTTCACATGTCTG GATTATCTTTGTTTTTCACAAAAATGGACATCAGTGTTATAAAGCTAAAGTCAAACCTCCGAGACTGAATGGGTTAAAGACTGGAGTCTTTTCTACAAGAAGTCCTCATCGTCCCAATGCGATAGGTTTAACACTGGCAAAGCTGGATAGGATTGAAG gtgacaCGGTTCATCTTTCGGGAATTGACATGATACAAGGAACACCAGTACTGGACATTAAACCATATATTCCAGATTATGACGCACCTCGAGGTGATCCACGACAAAACAATGGTCAATTGCATCAGGAGATTCTTATGCCAAATGAACAGTGTCAAGGTACAGCCATTCCAATCACTGGGATGGTGACTAAAAACTCAGAGAAACCAGCTCATGTTGAGGTAGCTTCAGGTACAGCAGAGGCAATTTATACCAGCTGGGTACAACCTGCTCAGAGAGATGCACCATACTCAGTCAAAAAGACAGATGATGATCTTACTGGAGAAGACTGGTGCCCAGTACAAGTAGGAGGTGCAGTTTCAACCTGCACTGTGGATGAAGTTGCAGATAAACAGCCGTGTTACACCCCTAAATTAAAAGCTGAGAAAATTGATGTACTTGCTGGAAAGAAGGATGCTTCTTATGAAAATATACACTTGGTTGTGGAGAAAATCGAATGTCAACTTGTCCACAATGATGCAATAAAGCAAGTAACTGCACAAGATAAAGTTATTTGTTTAGATTCTGAGCAGTTAAGTGCTGCAACAGTTCATCAGAATAAAcagcaaaaggatgtggatgccatTAATATACCTGGGAGCCAGTTGTCTAACAGTGCGATTGCGACTTGGATAAAACAGTCACCTGTACCATCCTTACAGGTTCGGTTCACTCCTCATGCAGAATTGGATCTGGAGCAGTTTCAGGCTCCAGGTGGGACAG ATCCAGACAAAGCATCACTGAAATATTTCCAGTCTGTTAAGGAAGCAAAGTCTGCCATTGTGGCTGTGCTATCAGCTGATCCAAGATCCATATATCGTAGGAAGCAATGCCAGGACATTCTGTTTTACTTCACTGTAGACGTTGCCCACATCACCGCTTGGTTTGGAGATGACTTTGCTGAAATCTTGAGGGTAAAACCAGTGGAAAAGGATGCCTAG
- the foxe1 gene encoding forkhead box protein E1: MTAEKQQPVPGASSLASVNQPGVKVEKESPALPESSAGCPPGELARGRRRKRPIQRGKPPYSYIALIAMAIASSLDRKLTLGGIYRFITERFPFYRENPKKWQNSIRHNLTLNDCFVKIPREPGRPGKGNYWALDPAADDMFENGSFLRRRKRFKRSDITTYPTYMHEASVLAPLQVSRTHTRPIYANMTISPSYPQQLPANPPLHYSASPSAFTNSSCRMFSFSNHGPLAPASELTQQPPITYTADLTATAYPNFGNPAYQTQACNGTLCSLPSNAVPYTYSAPSPRPLMSQSTYCLASGQMYGASSRLSCPPASLSHEPVEPFGRLSPGPFSPQRQYSNNEQANCASTHSRHTAYCGNMEGMIYPT; the protein is encoded by the coding sequence ATGACAGCCGAAAAGCAGCAGCCAGTCCCGGGAGCCTCCAGCCTGGCGTCCGTCAACCAGCCGGGGGTGAAAGTCGAGAAGGAGTCGCCGGCTCTCCCGGAGAGCTCAGCGGGCTGCCCGCCTGGGGAGCTGGCCCGGGGGAGGAGACGCAAGCGGCCGATCCAGCGTGGCAAACCCCCTTACAGCTACATCGCGCTGATCGCCATGGCTATCGCCAGCTCCCTGGACAGAAAGCTGACCCTGGGGGGGATCTACCGGTTCATCACCGAGCGCTTCCCCTTCTACCGGGAGAACCCCAAGAAATGGCAGAACTCCATCCGCCACAACCTCACGCTCAATGACTGCTTCGTGAAAATTCCGCGGGAACCCGGGCGCCCGGGCAAAGGCAACTACTGGGCACTGGACCCGGCCGCCGACGACATGTTCGAGAATGGTAGCTTCTTGAGGAGGCGGAAGAGGTTCAAGAGGTCGGATATTACAACCTACCCGACTTACATGCATGAAGCCAGCGTTTTGGCCCCACTGCAAGTAAGCAGGACTCACACAAGACCCATCTATGCCAATATGACTATCAGTCCTAGCTATCCTCAGCAGCTTCCTGCTAACCCCCCTCTGCACTATTCAGCATCACCCTCGGCGTTCACCAACAGCTCCTGTAGGATGTTCAGCTTCAGCAATCACGGCCCACTGGCTCCAGCCTCAGAGCTGACTCAGCAGCCTCCTATCACCTACACTGCAGATCTGACTGCTACTGCCTACCCTAACTTTGGAAACCCCGCTTATCAGACTCAAGCCTGCAACGGGACCCTGTGTTCTCTACCCTCTAACGCCGTGCCGTACACGTATTCAGCGCCCAGTCCGCGTCCCCTCATGAGCCAGTCGACTTACTGCTTAGCCAGCGGCCAGATGTACGGCGCCTCCAGCCGCCTGTCCTGCCCTCCCGCCTCCCTGAGTCATGAGCCAGTGGAGCCCTTTGGAAGATTGTCTCCTGGCCCGTTCTCACCTCAGCGGCAGTACAGCAATAACGAACAGGCCAACTGTGCGAGTACACACAGCAGACACACAGCTTACTGTGGAAATATGGAAGGGATGATCTATCCCACTTAG